ATTAACAATGCCTGATTCCACTAAGGAAAAACTTAAACCCACTGCCAAAGAATCTATGCTAGTGGCAATGGCTAAACCAAATAAGTTATAAAGATTACGGGGATTTTTTTCCAATTTTTCTTCGTCATTGTCCATTGCCTCAATAATCATTCTAATGCCAATAAAACCAAGTAAAATAAAAGCAATCCAATGGTCAAAATCAGTAATTAAATCTCGAAAAGTTAAGCCAAAAAACCATCCTATAATGGGCATAAAAACCTGAAATCCACCAAAAAAAGTGGCAATTAATAAAGCATCTTTAAACTGAACTTTTTTTATGGTTAAGCCACTACATACAGCCACGGCAAAAGCATCCATTGCGAGACCGAAAGAGGTTAATATAACAGTAATTAGACTCACGATTTTTTATAAATATAAAAATAATTAACGACTTATATTGTAATCCTTTTTTGTCCATGACAGTTGAAAAAAATATCCTTTAAAATAAAAAATATATTTTTGATAAAATTATGAAAAAAAGATGAGATAAATATGAAATTAATTGATACTGTAAAAATGGCGACCACTACCCTGATGGCAAATAAGATGCGTAGTAGCCTCACCATGTTGGGGATTATCATTGGTAATGCTTCGGTAATTGGTATGATTGGTATTGGACAGGGCGCTCAAGAATTGGCATCGGAACAGTTTGAATCCTTAGGGCCTAATGTTTTATTCGTGATTCCGGGGAGTAGGCAAAGCAGACGGACGACCTTTGAAACACCCAATACCCTTGTACTAAGTGATGCAGAGGCGATCGCCTCTCAGGTGCCGAGTGTGGAGAATGTAGCACCCCAAATTAATGGAAGATTTTTGGTGACGGTGGGAAATAGGAATAATAACGTCTTGGTGACAGGCGTTACCCCCGACTTTTTACCCGTGCGTAGTTTTGTGGTGGAACAAGGGCGCTTTTTTGATGATACAGAGGTAAGACGCAGTGTGAGAGTAGCAGTAATTGGTCCTGAAATTGCGAGTCAATTTTTCCCCAATCAAAATCCCATCGGACAGACCATTAAGGTGCGTAACGTCAATTTTGAGGTAATCGGCGTAATGGAGGAAAAAGGCTCGTTTCTAGGCACCAATCAGGATGAAACTGTCTATATACCCCTGACCACCATGGCGAATCAATTGGTAGGGAGGACATCCCAATTTGGAACCCAAGTCAGCATTATCAATGTTTCGGCACGAGATCCCAATAGTATTGAGGCGGCACGTTTTCAGATTGAAAATTTACTGAGATTACGTCATAAAATCGTTGGGGAGGATGATTTTGTGGTGGAAACCCAAAAGGATGTTTTAAATATTGTGGATACGGTAACAGGGGGTTTGACCATCATGTTGGCCGCCATTTCGGGAATTTCCCTTTTGGTGGGAGGTATTGGGGTAATGAATATTATGTTAGTTTCTGTCACCGAAAGAACCCAAGAAATCGGACTGCGTAAAGCCATTGGGGCGACGGAGGAAAATATTTTGCTCCAGTTTCTCATCGAGGCGGTAATTATTTCGGCGGCGGGGGGTGTCATTGGTACTGCCATTGGGGTGGGTGGTTTAACCCTCATCGCTCTTTTTTCTCCTTTACCGACTACCGCTTCTCCCGTGGCGATCGCCCTTGCGGTTGGAGTTTCGGGGGGCATTGGTTTATTTTTTGGGGTAGTACCTGCCCGACAAGCGGCTAAATTAGATCCCATCGTTGCGCTACGTAGCGCTTAAATAATTGACAATTAATTATTTTGCCTGTTCCCCGTTCCCCATTCCCTGTTCCCTCTTACCCATAATCCATTAGAATCGCTATTATGCTATAAAACAAAGATTGATTATTCATATTTAGAAAGAGATAAAAATGACGGCAATAAAGGTAGGACTCTTATTTGGTGGACGTTCTGGGGAGCATCAGGTTTCCATTACTTCGGCAAGGGCGATCGCCTCTGCCCTAGAAAAAGGGGAAAATAAACAAAAATATCAAGTAACTCCCTTTTACATCAATCAAAATGGAGTGTGGCTAAACCCCGAACAATCAGCCCAAGTTTTAGCATCGGGTATCCCTGATGATAGTTCCACCACCCAAGGCTCTAAGTGGCAATTTCCTGTCCAATGCCAAGAGATGGAGGTTTGGTTTCCTATCCTCCACGGGCCCAACGGAGAAGATGGCACCGTACAAGGATTGTTAACCCTTATGGATGTGCCTTTTGTGGGTAGTGGGGTTTTGGGTTCCGCCCTCGGTATGGATAAAATCGCCATGAAAAATGCCTTTGACCATGCCCAACTGCCCCAAGTTGATTATATTGCCGTTACTAGGGATGAAGTTTTTTCGGGCCCCTGTGTCTTTCCCAAACTGTGCGATCGCATCGATACTGCCCTTGGTTATCCCTGTTTTGTCAAACCCGCCAACCTTGGTTCATCCGTAGGCATTGCCAAAGCCAAAACCCGTCAAGAATTAGAAGAAGCCCTCGACAGTGCCGCCCAATATGACCATCGCATCATCGTTGAGGCAGGGGTAAAAGCCAGAGAAGTGGAATGTGCCGTTTTGGGTAATAGTCAAGCCAAAGCCTCCGTGGTGGGCGAAATTACCTACAATGCCGACTTTTACGACTACGAAACCAAATACACCGACGGCAAAGCCCAGTTAATTATCCCTGCCCAACTGCCCGAAAATATTGTCCATAAAATTCAAGAAATGTCCCTCAAAGCATTTCATGCCCTCAATTGTCAGGGATTGTCAAGGGTTGACTTTTTCTATGTAGAAGAAACAGGGGAAGTGTTGATCAACGAAATTAATACCCTGCCCGGATTTACTGCCCTTAGTATGTATCCTCAACTATGGGAAGCATCAGGGGTAAAATTTGCCGACTTAGTGGATAAATTAATTAATTTCGCCATGAACAAACAATAGTTAGCAGAACTTGAAATTTAGTTCCCCCCTTATTAAGGGGGGTTAGGGGGGATCCAAAGTAGGAAGGCAAAAATGCTCAAATCTTTAGCAAAAAAGCAATACAGCATTTTGGGAATTTTAGGACTAAGAAGTAGTTAAAAATGTTTCGATTATTAATTTACAATCATAAACCATCGAAAACTGTTCCCTATTCCCCGTTCCCTGTTCCCTGCCCTAACTAAAAAATTTTAGAATGAATCACCCCTAGGGATTTAGATAATATACTATATTGATGGAGTGGAAAAAGCGATCAATCATTTAGTAATGTTATGGGACAACTAGAATATAAACCCAATGTACGCACCTGCGGAATAAACCTCAATCACTGGTATGTAGTCGCCAGAAGTGTGGAAGTAAAAGATCAACCTGTTAGCGTTACCCTTTGGCATAATGAAATCGTCCTTTTTCGGGATAGTCAAGGTAACATCAACGCTTTAGAAGATCGTTGTCCCCATCGTCAGGTAAAATTAAGTCCGGGTAAGGTGGTTGATGATAACATCGAATGTGCTTATCATGGATGGCAGTTTGATAAGGAAGGGAATTGCTCTTTTGTGCCTTATTTAGATGAAAGGCAAAAGTTACCCCGTTGTAAGATTAAGCGTTATCCCGTGCAGGAGTTAGACGGTTTTATTTGGTTATTCCCTGGGGATGGAGATAGTGAAGCAGTTAGCCCCATGGGGTTGCCTGAATGGGAGCATTTGAATTATATTGCCAGTGTGGCGGAGGTTGACTGTCCTGGGCATTATTCTTATTTGATTGAAAATTTGATGGATATGCACCATGGACATCTCCATGATAATTATCAGGCATGGGCTTCGGCTACTCTCAATAAGATTGATATGAGTGATACGAGGGTGGATGTGTTGTATGATGCCCAAAGTTATTATCGCATTGACAAAATTTGGTCGATTTCTCAGTTGTTTTTCCCTTCTTTACGCAAGTTACATCCTGAACCTTTGAGGGTTAGTTATGTATATCCCCATTGGAGTTCGAGTTTGGGGCAGGATTTTAGAATTTATTGTCTATTTTGCCCTGTGAATGAAACGACCACTAAGGCTTATCTGATTCATTTTACTTCTTTGGAGTCTTTCTGGCGTTTACATAAGTTGCCTGTGTGGTTTAGACGTTTTATTAAAGATAGTCTATTTAATGCGGCTAAGGGTTTATTGGAGGGGTTGATTGTTCAGGATGTGGAGATGATTATTCAAGAGCAAAAGGCTTTTAATGAGAATCCTTTACGACGTAATTATGAGTTGAACCGTGCGATCGCCAAGGTACAGCAATTGATCATCTCTCAGTTTACCCAATCCATGGAGCAAAAAATAAATAATTAACTTGAGTTCGGGATAACATTTTCTAGTTAAGGTAGGCAATAGGGAATAGGCAATGGGCAATAGTGAAGTGAATATTTTTCACCATTTCTAGGTGTTATACCAAATCCGATTAGTAAAGTTTACTATTATTCACTGTGTAACAATTGACAATAAACAATTGTTATCTTTTGCCTGTTCCCCGTTCCCTGTTCCCCGCCCTAATTAGTATATTATTCAAACAGGATTTAGTATTATTTAGCAATTTAAAAACCGCCGTAAACTTTTCACCGTCAAGGCTGACACTAAACGATACTCATAATTATTATCCCGAATTGAGGTTAATTTACGGTCAAAAAACTGTTGATTTGTGCTGTAGGTCGGAGGGTATTTCCCACAATTCCACTACCCCGAAGGATAGCGACTTGAACACCCAATCAGCCTACTGGTTACTCAAATTCCTAAAGGGCAGTTTCCAATAATTCCACTACCCCGAAGGATAGCGACTTCCTACTTACTGGGAGGGGGTAGCATTATGCTCCGGTCCGTTTCCAATAATTCCACTACCCCGAAGGATAGCGACAGTGAACCAGAGTGTCGTCGTACCAACCCCAAAGATAAAATGTTTCCAATAATTCCACTACCCCGAAGGGTAGCGACCCCATAGTTATGAGCTACAAGCGGAGCAGGCTAAGTCTCAAGCGTTTCCAATAATTCCACTACCCCGAAGGGTAGCGACAAGCAACCTAGTAAGCGTTGTAGTAAGTCGGGGTCTTGGGTTTCCAATAATTCCACTACCCCGAAGGGTAGCGACGGAAGCGGAGGCCGCCCGAGAAGAACGTGAGACGCTCGAGTGGTTTCCAATAATTCCACTACCCCGAAGGGTAGCGACTGAACTCTCTAACCCTGTAGGAAACATCGAGGAGCATGATGTGTTTCCAATAATTCCACTACCCCGAAGGGTAGCGACCTTTCAAGCAAAAGTAGTCAGTAAAAAAGATCCTTAGTTTCCAATAATTCCACTACCCCGAAGGGTAGCGACCTGTACCTTTTCCTACATGAGTAGTTAAATATCCCGCAGAAGTCGTGTTTCCAATAATTCCACTACCCCGAAGGGTAGCGACCCCCCTATTTTAACCCCTTGCTCTGCTTACTGTCCAGCGCACCTTAGCGAACCTTAGCAAAACTTAAACAAAATGACCTTTGAAATTATTAAAATGGATACCTCAATCCCTTGTGTCATAAGAAGTCGAGGGATATAACGAGTTTTGGTTGTTTGAGGAGTTTTCAGCTATCCCTCGCAATTAGATAACCTTTGATTTTGGGGGATTTGTGGGGGGCGAACCTTGTCCCCATGTTTCTACCTGTCTGAGGGTATGATCAGAAATGGGGTAAAATCTGAGATTGTCTTCCTCCTGTTTAAAAACTCTTTTTAACTTTTTTTTCAACTCCCGATATTGCTTAACATTTAAAACACATTCAAAAACGCTATACTGCACCCTCACTCCATAACCTTCGAGGATGTCCGCTATTTTTTTTCGGCGTTTGTCGTCGGTGATGTCATAAACGACTATATAAAAAAGCATCAGCGAATACGATGGGGTTGATACCCAAAAGCAGGATGATAAACAAAATTTTTGTAGCATCTTACCTGTCTGGTTAACAAATCCCAACGGGGTTGTTTAGTTTCCCTACCCGTATCGATTAATTCCTCCATCCTTTGGATGAAAGCATTTAAAAACTTTTTTCTACCACTGTTGTTAAGATAACAACCGCCATGCTTAAAAGTAAAATCATCCACGGCGTTGATGGTATTTTTGTTAACCAAATAAAGTACTAAAGAATCGATAATGGAAGCCCGAAACTCCTCTACTAAGTCAGACGCTAAGACAGGATGACGCTCATTTGGTTGATGGAGACAACCATAATAGGGATCTAATCCTTGTAATTCAACCAATACAAGAAGGTGATTCCAAAGAATTTGATAACCAAAACTCAGAAGGGCATTAACAGGATTACCCGGAGGGCGACGACTACGCCCAAAAAAGATAAAGTCAGGATTCGTCATACATTGCCCCAAGGCGGAAAAGTAAGCACTTGCCCCAGCACCTTCATAACCCATTAATTTTTCAATGGTGGAGGTTTGAGCGACTTTTTCTATTAAATAACTAAGGATATTGAGGGTGTGGGATACATCGATAGATGGTTTTCGTTGTTGTTGCCGACGCAAAATAACCCGACTATTGGCTAATTTAGCTTTAACTATATCTCGGGCAACTATTAATTGATCCCCCATTTCTAAGAGTTGTTGATAACGACTTAGATAGCGATAGCCCCTTTCAATGGCAACAGTGCGCCCATAACAGTAACCCATTCTGGATAGATAAACGATGGGGATATTTTTCTTTAAACAAGCGCGAATGGCTTGGGTGGTGATTTGGGATTTACCCATGATCACAATTTGTTCAATCAAGGGCAGTTGTACTTCTTCAAGGATGTTGTTACCATGTTTTACGATCAACAATTCTTTTTTGAGGGATAAATAACAACCCTGTTGCGATACATAAACTGTATTCATTCATCCTCAAGGTTTCTGAGTCGATTAAGTTCCATCTCCATTTTTTGAGCGGAGGAAATTTGCCCTGTTTTGATCTCTCTATAAGGGTAATCGAGAAAATTGATCACGGGGGATTTTATTAACCAAAGAGTAATCAAATCAAATATAAATGTCACCACTAGGGTGGCGATGGTAATGGCGATGGTGGTGGTAATCACCCCTGCTAATCCCATGGGCGCAACTAATAACAGCACTAGGGTGACAATGCCATTCCCCAAAGCCACAGCAATACTTTTAATCAGGCTTCCTTTGCAAGAAATTAACATCTTTTTTGCCTCTTTTTAAATATCCGATGAATCGTTATTCTTTAATTTGTCTTTAGCGTTTTGAATGGCGATAGAGTTATCGATGGTGGCAATAAAGGAGGCTAATAATGAGTATTTTTGTCCTCTTTCAAAGGCTTCTCTGTTAGTCATACTCGAAGGAGTTGTTATTACAAAAAAACTAACTAATACCAAAAAAACTCTAGCCAAGGCACCCCATCTTCTGGTGTGGATGTAACCTGCTGCGGGCGATAAGATAAAACATAATGCAATATTTGACCAAATTGATCTGTTGGATAGGTAAATGGTTTGTTTGTCGTGATGATGTTCCATTTTTTTCCTCTTTTTGTGGTGGTTTGGTTGGTTTTTACCCCTCCCAAAATCTCTTTATTATCGGAGACTCTTTCATTTAAACCAATTTTGTTAAATTAATAAATAGCTATCAAGCGAATAAGGAAGGTTGGTTATTTTTGGCGTTGGTTTTCCCCCTAAATCCCCCAATGCTGAGGGACTTTGATAGGATTAAGGTGCGCTGGGTGATGATTATTAATTGTGTAACAGTTGTTTTTCGAGAAGGGGATATTCACAATCTCCTGTTTTTCTGACATATTCGATATAGCTTTGTATTAGTTTTTCGTCTCTGGTGATGATTCTTTTTTTTCTGGGATTGAGTTGGGGGTTATTTTGTTCTGGAGATGGATTGTTTTCGGGGCAAGAGGAGTAAATTTCTTGGTTGATGGGGATAACGGTTTCAGGGTTATTCCCAAAATTATGGTGATGGGGAATAAAGTCATTTGCTACAATATTGTGGGCGGGGGGAGTATAGGGATTTTCTAGGTAGATGACATAGTTATGATTTTCAGGGTTAATATTTGGTGAGAATGGATAGTTATGGTTGTCGTCTGGGGTTTTTTCTTCTTCGGTGGCGGGGGAGGGTTCGTTATTGGACAATAATTCTTCTTCTAATGAATCATCAGGATTTGATGTCATCATGGGTTCTGAGTTTTGAGAAGGTGTAATTTTCTCTGAGGTTTTGGATGATTTTTCAGGGGGTGTTGGTAGGTGGGGAAATGGGGGTAGTTTTCTGGGTTGGGTGAGTTGTTGTTGATGTTGTTCAAAAAGATTGATTATTTCTGGATGGGGGAAGATTCCTGTTTGTTGTACTTCGTCAATGAATGCTCTAAGGAGAGTTGCGTTGCGATTGTTGTTCATGGTTGTTATGGTATGGGTTGATTCCCCCTATCCCCCCTTAATAAGGGGATTGAGTTTCTAATGTTATTGATTGTTGTTGGCGCTGTTTATTGGGCTTCCTTTTTACCATGGGATTTTGATCCCCCCTATCCCCCCTTAATAAGGGGGGGACTAGATTTGAGATAATATTTTCTGGTTAAGGCTGGTAATGATTGGCAATTACTATTTTCTGCCTTTTGCTAACCCTATTGATTGTGTGCGTTGTCGTTGATTAGGTTTCGCCATTGGGTTTCTAGCCATAAATCTCTTTTTTGTTTCAATTCCTCATCCCACGATAGTTTTACATATTCGTCTTCGGAGTAATTCCAGGTGATGATACAAGACACAAAACTGCTGATTACTGAGAATGATAATATAAACAGGGGCAGGGCGATCGCCCCTAACTCTCCATCAAACAACTTAGTCAAAAAACTATTAGTTGCCAAAGTAACCAATTCCAGAGAAGATTTTAACTCCCCTTCAGAGGTGAAATTAGACTGATAAATATTAGGAAAACTACTATCTAAAAACAATAAATCATTACCAACATCATTACGAGCAATTAATAAATCATTAAAATCATTTTGAGCATTTTCATAGTTAACAAAAAGCTCATTTTGTAACCGCACCAACTGACGACAGACAGGCAACTGCTCCATGGGTACATTATTCCAGTCTTGGGTGCGCTCTTGCCATGTGCCGTGCATTTCCGCATACAAAGAATTCCAACGGGGATTAGAACGAGGAATACGATTTAATTCCGCCTCTCCCTTTTCACATCGTTCTTTTACCTGTAAATATTGAGGAGAATTAGCATTCTTTAAAAACTCCATATTTTCTTGCTCAATTATCATCTGTGCTTCAACAATTTCTTGGGCTTTTACCTCCGTCAATTTTGCCTGATTATTAAATAACTCTACTCCGATGCCCGATGCGACAGATTGAATGACATTTAAAATAACTAACCCAGAAAATAACCCCGCTTTTTTGACTAAATGATAATTTTTGTTACTTCTATTAATATTAGTTGATAAATCATTACTAAATTTAAGAATAATAATATTCATAACAATAGTAATAAAAAACGCAGGGGCATTGCCAAGAGATTTGAAAGCGAAAAACCACAATGGACTATTGCCAAAAAAATCAATTAAATTACTAACATTAATCAGACGAGAAACCACCACCGCATCATCTCTTACCTTATCAGTGACATAGGATTTGCCATAATATTCCGTGGGGATGCTTAATAAATGATTTTTGATTATTTTGACGAATAAATTATTTTTTATTTTTTCGATGAATAGATTATCAGGTTGACTTGGTTTTACTTCTCCTTCTCCATCAACCTTCGCCACCAAGTGGGCATAACGGGGATTAGTTTCAATCCATTTAATTAAGGCTATATAATCAGGTACTTCTTTGATATTTTCCTCTGTTTCTTCTTGTTCAATTACTTCTAAAGCCTCAATTTCGGGAGTTTGTTTTTCTTGGCTAGATGATTGGACTACCTCTATTTCATGTAAATCGGATGACTCAATAGTAATCATTTCTTTATTTATTTCGTTATTTTCTGCCAAAAACTCTTGGTTATCCATCAACTTCCTTCCCTTTTATCTCTCAACAATTACTAAGTTACCCCATAGTTTTGATATATATTATTTTTTCAAGCGAATAAGAATATATTTAGTTTTGCAAAGAAAAACAAAGGAATATAAAGAAAATTCACATTCGCTTAAAGTGGGAGACTTTTCCTAAAAATTGTTTTATATTGAAAAGTATCAAATTAATAAAAATTGAAATGGTAGTTTATACAGCAATTACCTTTTCTCCAGTGCAGGGATTTATTGAAAAATCCCGAAAACTGAGGGATTTGTATGGTGCATCTTTGATTTTGTCTTATCTAAGCAAAAAAATCGTTGATGGTGCAAAGGATAATCAGTGTGAGGTTATTTCCCCTGGGTTACCAAAGTTGGCAAAAGGAATGCCTAATCGCATTTTAATCAAAGGGGATTTTCCGCAGGAGTTGGTAAAAGAAACCTTGTTTAACTCTTGGAAAAAAGTCCTCTGGGAGTGCAAAGCATGGATTGAAAGCCATGTGTCTGATGTGGTTTACACTTGGGATAGAGACTGGGAAATGTGGGCTACCCACACCTGGGAATTTTTTTGGGGGCAGGGGGATTCTATCACTTCCGCCATCGAAGACTTGGAAAGTAACAAGTTATCTCGAGATTGGGTTGGTATTAATTGGATTGGTGAAAGTTCTAGTTTAACAGGTACAGATGCGATCGCATTTAACCGTTTAGGTAGTGGACATCGTAACCCAAAAACGTTAAATAAAGCTCAAGATAAACAACGGATTGATGATTTTTATAAAAAATTATCCGCAGTTTTAGAAAACAGCACGGAAGAAGCCACCGAAGGCAAAGTTTTAGACTTAAACGAACGATTAAGCATACCTGAATTAGTCAAAAGATTAATCACTTTACCTAATACTGGGATTCCGCAAAAATTTCCTAAAGAGGATCTTCCCTTTCCCGAGAAATTTAGCGAATTAAGCCGAAAACCAGATCCCCAAAATAACATTACTGGGCAATGGACAGGATGGTTTATGGGGGATGGTGACAAAGTCGGTGATCATCTTCAAGAATTACTTGCCAAACCTGATGGAGAAAAAGAAATTGAAAAATTTAGTCATGCTATGCGTAAATGGGGGGATAATTTAAGTAATAATTTTCCCCGTGATTTAGGTCGTATTATTTATGCAGGGGGAGATGACTTTTTAGGAGTTATTTATAGTAAGAAAAAAAATGTAGATGATTCCCAAGAATTGAAAAAGAAAGCATTGCAATGGCTATCAAATCTTAAGGAAGAATGGCAAAAACACGATCAAGATATTACCCTAAGTGTGGGCTTTGTGTGGGTAGCTGGAAGTGTACCCCAACGGGATGTTTTACAACATTGTCGAGAGGCGGAAAAAGTCTCGAAAAACAAAGGCAGAAATCGAGTCACTCTGCGTATTGTCTTCAATAGTGGTCAATACGTGGAATGGACTGTGCCATGGGATGATCTAGGTTTGTTGTCGGCATATGAAGATAGAGACAAACAAGAAAATTGGGCGCATATTTACAATGATTTAGCTCAATTAAAAGCTCGTCATGGTATTAGTTTTAATCCTTCTTTAAAATCTGAAAAAGATGTAAGTTTAAGTAAGGCTTTACTAGATATTTATTTTCAGAATAAGGGTGATTATCTTTTTACCAAACGTGAAAAAATAGTAGGAGATAAAGATCTAAATAATTTTAATATTTGGGTTAATAATTTAATTGAAGTAGGATGGCAGTTGTGCGGTTAAAGGTTAGTAGTAAACTCTTTAGAGTTTAAAAAATAAAGACTAAATTCTTCACTACAAACTTTTTTTAAAGGGTAATAATAATTTGATTTCAATTTAAAAAAAGACTAAAGTCTTCACTACAAACAATTTTTTAAAAGGGCAATAATTATGTTCAAATATTTAATAACCATTAAGCCGTTAGGGTATCTCTACGGTAGTGCAGGAGGCTTTTTATCTCCTGAAAATCTTGTGGGGCGATCGCGCTCTAAATTTCCCCCAGATCCTGCCACTTTATCAGGATTATTCTTCAATGCAAATAAAAATTTAGCCATAGAAAGTCAACAAAATTTAGTAGATAAACTGCACATAGCAGGACCATTTTGGGCAAAAGAAGATAATATTCAAGACTTTTATATTCCTATCCCGTGGACAAAAATTATCGATGAAAAAGAAAGCGATGA
The sequence above is a segment of the Cyanobacterium stanieri PCC 7202 genome. Coding sequences within it:
- a CDS encoding protein of unknown function DUF214 (PFAM: Predicted permease~COGs: COG0577 ABC-type antimicrobial peptide transport system permease component~InterPro IPR003838~KEGG: tel:tll1383 ABC transporter permease protein~PFAM: protein of unknown function DUF214~SPTR: ABC transporter permease protein): MKLIDTVKMATTTLMANKMRSSLTMLGIIIGNASVIGMIGIGQGAQELASEQFESLGPNVLFVIPGSRQSRRTTFETPNTLVLSDAEAIASQVPSVENVAPQINGRFLVTVGNRNNNVLVTGVTPDFLPVRSFVVEQGRFFDDTEVRRSVRVAVIGPEIASQFFPNQNPIGQTIKVRNVNFEVIGVMEEKGSFLGTNQDETVYIPLTTMANQLVGRTSQFGTQVSIINVSARDPNSIEAARFQIENLLRLRHKIVGEDDFVVETQKDVLNIVDTVTGGLTIMLAAISGISLLVGGIGVMNIMLVSVTERTQEIGLRKAIGATEENILLQFLIEAVIISAAGGVIGTAIGVGGLTLIALFSPLPTTASPVAIALAVGVSGGIGLFFGVVPARQAAKLDPIVALRSA
- a CDS encoding protein of unknown function DUF204 (PFAM: Domain of unknown function DUF~COGs: COG1971 membrane protein~InterPro IPR003810~KEGG: cpf:CPF_0516 hypothetical protein~PFAM: protein of unknown function DUF204~SPTR: UPF0059 membrane protein CPF_0516) codes for the protein MSLITVILTSFGLAMDAFAVAVCSGLTIKKVQFKDALLIATFFGGFQVFMPIIGWFFGLTFRDLITDFDHWIAFILLGFIGIRMIIEAMDNDEEKLEKNPRNLYNLFGLAIATSIDSLAVGLSFSLVESGIVNLLIAVGIITFTLSFAGVILGGKFGHLFEKQAEMIGGVILVFLGVRILLL
- a CDS encoding D-alanine--D-alanine ligase (PFAM: D-ala D-ala ligase N-terminus; D-ala D-ala ligase C-terminus~TIGRFAM: D-alanine--D-alanine ligase~COGs: COG1181 D-alanine-D-alanine ligase and related ATP-grasp protein~InterProIPR005905:IPR011761:IPR000291:IPR011127:IPR 011095~KEGG: ava:Ava_0360 D-alanyl-alanine synthetase A~PFAM: D-alanine--D-alanine ligase domain protein~PRIAM: D-alanine--D-alanine ligase~SPTR: D-alanine--D-alanine ligase;~TIGRFAM: D-alanine/D-alanine ligase), whose amino-acid sequence is MTAIKVGLLFGGRSGEHQVSITSARAIASALEKGENKQKYQVTPFYINQNGVWLNPEQSAQVLASGIPDDSSTTQGSKWQFPVQCQEMEVWFPILHGPNGEDGTVQGLLTLMDVPFVGSGVLGSALGMDKIAMKNAFDHAQLPQVDYIAVTRDEVFSGPCVFPKLCDRIDTALGYPCFVKPANLGSSVGIAKAKTRQELEEALDSAAQYDHRIIVEAGVKAREVECAVLGNSQAKASVVGEITYNADFYDYETKYTDGKAQLIIPAQLPENIVHKIQEMSLKAFHALNCQGLSRVDFFYVEETGEVLINEINTLPGFTALSMYPQLWEASGVKFADLVDKLINFAMNKQ
- a CDS encoding CRISPR-associated protein, Cas2 family (PFAM: CRISPR associated protein Cas2~TIGRFAM: CRISPR-associated endoribonuclease Cas2~COGs: COG1343 Uncharacterized protein predicted to be involved in DNA repair~InterPro IPR021127~KEGG: syn:ssr7093 hypothetical protein~SPTR: CRISPR-associated protein Cas2;~TIGRFAM: CRISPR-associated protein Cas2), with translation MLFYIVVYDITDDKRRKKIADILEGYGVRVQYSVFECVLNVKQYRELKKKLKRVFKQEEDNLRFYPISDHTLRQVETWGQGSPPTNPPKSKVI
- a CDS encoding Rieske (2Fe-2S) iron-sulfur domain protein (PFAM: Rieske [2Fe-2S] domain~COGs: COG4638 Phenylpropionate dioxygenase and related ring-hydroxylating dioxygenase large terminal subunit~InterPro IPR017941~KEGG: ava:Ava_1827 Rieske (2Fe-2S) region~PFAM: Rieske [2Fe-2S] iron-sulphur domain~SPTR: Rieske (2Fe-2S) region), with protein sequence MGQLEYKPNVRTCGINLNHWYVVARSVEVKDQPVSVTLWHNEIVLFRDSQGNINALEDRCPHRQVKLSPGKVVDDNIECAYHGWQFDKEGNCSFVPYLDERQKLPRCKIKRYPVQELDGFIWLFPGDGDSEAVSPMGLPEWEHLNYIASVAEVDCPGHYSYLIENLMDMHHGHLHDNYQAWASATLNKIDMSDTRVDVLYDAQSYYRIDKIWSISQLFFPSLRKLHPEPLRVSYVYPHWSSSLGQDFRIYCLFCPVNETTTKAYLIHFTSLESFWRLHKLPVWFRRFIKDSLFNAAKGLLEGLIVQDVEMIIQEQKAFNENPLRRNYELNRAIAKVQQLIISQFTQSMEQKINN